Below is a genomic region from bacterium.
ATTCAATTAGAACTTTACCGTTATCTGTATTCACTCGTTGTTTGAACTTACTGTCAATATCCCACACATAGGCGACGCCTCCGCTCATTCCTGCAGCGAAGTTGCGTCCGGTTTTACCGAGCACAACGACTATCCCGCCGGTCATATATTCGCAGCCATGATCACCAGTACCTTCGACTACTGTAGTTGCGCCGCTGTTTCGAACGGCAAACCGTTCGCCGACTATTCCGCTTAGATAAGCTTCGCCACTGGTTGCTCCGTAGAGTAGAGTATTGCCCGCGATGACATTTTCTTCAGCGTTATAACCGGCTGATTTAGGTGGAAATACCATTATTCGTCCGCCGGATAAGCCTTTGCCGAGGTAGTCATTTGCATCGCCTTTGAGTGTTAGTGTAATCCCCCGCGCCAAAAAGGCTCCAAAACTTTGACCCGCTGAACCTGTGAACCGAATATGAATAGTGCCCTCAGGCAGTCCCTGTTCGCCGTAGCGCTTCGCTACTTCGCCGGAAAGCATTGTTCCTACAGAGCGGTTCGAGTTTCGGATTGGGCCATCGATTTCGACTTTTTGGCCTGAATCCAAAGCTTTTCGACACACACCGATTAGGTGGTGATCGATTGCCTCATCCAATCCATGATTTTGTGCCTGCATACACCGTGTGGCTACCCCTTCCTTCGCTTCCTGCTTGGCTAGAAGAGGGGACACATCGACGCCGCTTGCTTTCCAATGATCGATTGCCGAGAGCGTTTCCAGCATATCGGTTCGCCCAACCATCTCATCAAAAGTGCGGAAACCAAGCTGTGCCATCAGTTCGCGGACTTCTTCGGCGAGGTATGTGAAGTAGTTGACAACATGCTCAGGTTTTCCGGTAAAACGTTGTCGCAATTCGGGATCTTGGGTGGCAATTCCGACAGGACAAGTGTTCATATGGCAAGCGCGCATCATCACGCAGCCCATGAC
It encodes:
- a CDS encoding glutamate synthase-related protein, coding for TGEGGEDPERYVPDPNGDSRRSRIKQVASGRFGVTTQYLISADELQIKMAQGAKPGEGGELPGRKVDEYIARIRHTTPGVTLISPPPHHDIYSIEDLAQLIFDLKNVNPQARISVKLVSEVGVGTVAAGVAKAHADHILISGYDGGTGASPLSSIKHAGIPWELGLSETQQVLVKNDLRSRVRIQTDGQIKTGRDIAIAAMLGAEEFGFATSALIVMGCVMMRACHMNTCPVGIATQDPELRQRFTGKPEHVVNYFTYLAEEVRELMAQLGFRTFDEMVGRTDMLETLSAIDHWKASGVDVSPLLAKQEAKEGVATRCMQAQNHGLDEAIDHHLIGVCRKALDSGQKVEIDGPIRNSNRSVGTMLSGEVAKRYGEQGLPEGTIHIRFTGSAGQSFGAFLARGITLTLKGDANDYLGKGLSGGRIMVFPPKSAGYNAEENVIAGNTLLYGATSGEAYLSGIVGERFAVRNSGATTVVEGTGDHGCEYMTGGIVVVLGKTGRNFAAGMSGGVAYVWDIDSKFKQRVNTDNGKVLIESLTDREDIDTLLALIESHYAYTHSARARELLDAWETTLPQFVKIISSEYKDMIKKLAEVAPHG